The stretch of DNA ATGGAATAGTGCTCACGAGGCCTACACGAACTGGTCTCTCAAAAGAAGTCAGCAGGAGTTTGATCGGTGGCTCCGCGGGAGACCGCCGGCAATTGTGGATAACGGTCTGAGTGATGAGATTCTTATGGACAAGAATTTGGTCTTGTGGGGAGATCCCGGGTCAAACACAGTGATCGCCCGAATTGTCGATCAACTTCCCATCGAATGGACAAAAGACAAAATTTTGGTGAACGGGAAAGAGTTTTCACCTCAGAACCATGCCATCGCGATGATTGTGCCGAATCCACTGAACTCGTTGAGATACGTTGTGATCAACAGTGGTCACACATTTCATGAAGCTGAGTTCAAAGGTTCCAATGCCCAGTTGTATCCTCGACTGGGAGATCTGGCGGTCATTCGTTTTGAACAGCAGGAAAACGGCAGTTTCCGGGAAGACATTGTGGAAAATCTGATTCTCGACAGCCGGTGGCAAATTCCTCAGCAACTATCCGCTGATACTCAAAAGTGATGACAGGTCGTTAGCAGTTTAGGCAATATTCCCGAGTGGCAACGACTTGTATACTCTCATGACTCATCGCCATCAGTGAGGGCGAATAGCCTCTCACGAGCGACGAGCGATTTTCAATGGGAGAAAACTCGTGTGGCATTGAGTTGCAGCCTGCCAACTACCCAATGCCACACCCAAATATCTCACAAAACTGGTTCACATGAACCCGCAATCAGCCAATGAACTCCAACTCGACCGGATGCGGAATGAGATTGTGTTCATAAGCTCTCGCCAGCAGTAATTTCACGGCTTCACGGCCGCGATCTCCAAAGTCGATCGTCCAGTCATTCACGTACATACCGACAAAGACATCGGCCTTATGATCATCGAGATCTCGGCCGTACTTCTTGGCGTGGCCTAACGCTTCCTGGCGATGTTCAAGACCATAGATAATGCTCTGCTTGAGCAGAGCTGTGACTTCTTCCATCGCTTTGCGGCCCAGATCACGCCGGATGGCATTGCCTCCCAGCGGCAAAGGAAGCCCGGTCTTCTGCAGCCACCATTTACCCAGATCGACCACCAGACTTAAGCCTTGAGAGGCGTAGGTCAACTGGCCTTCGTGAATGATCAGACCCGCATCGACTTCACCACGCTCGACCACATTCAGAATTTCGTCAAAGGGATAAAGAACGGGGGTAAAACGATCTCCGAGCAGTAATCGCAACGATAAAACGGCTGTGGTCAACTTTCCAGGAATGGCAATTCTCTTGCCAATCAGATCGTCAATTTCCATCGGCTGACGAGCGACAACCATGGGTCCATAATTATCTCCCATGCTGCAGCCACAGGCACACAAAGCGTATTTGTCTGTCAAGTAAGCGTAACCATGCAGACTGACTGCGGAAAGCTCTAACTCCCCACGGAAGGCCCGCTGATTGAGCGTCTCGATATCTTGGAGTTCGTGAGTGAAAACGTACTGGCCGGTCGGAATTTTATCGTTCGCCAATGCATGAAACATGAAGGCATCATCAGGATCAGGGCTATGGCCTACACGAATAAGGGTTCGATTATCCACGGATCGTACTTTCACAGCAGTTAACAGGCAAAATTCAGCCATGCACCCTGAAGAGGTGATTTCAGTAAATTTCAATCAGCCTTGCGTTTCGCTTTACCGGAACGACAGCTGGGTTATAGTCATTTTTTTGATTAACCGCACACGTCCCGTGCAATTAACATCTGATGAGCACCAATGGTTCACTGGGATTGAGAACACAGTGAGTGAGAAATCGACTGGTCAGTGCCCGCGATGGGATGACAGAGTTGACGGGAACAACTGTGGTTTCAATGGGGAGTCGAATTCGATTGTCTGAACCGGCTGTACCTCCTGTAGATCTCCCATCGACGGTGATTCCTGCCATTGGTGAACCCGTCATCAGGCAACTCGTGCACGCGTTTTACCAGCGCGTGCAGCATGATGCACTGGTCGGTGGCATGTATCCTCCCAACGAGTGGGAAGCTGCTGAAACCCGCCTGGCAGACTTTCTGGTCTATCGACTGGGAGGATCACAGGACTACCTCACCAAACGGGGTGCACCACGGCTACGCATGAGACATGCCAGCTTCGCGATCACACCAGCGGCCAGAAATCGTTGGATGGAACTGATGACCGAAGCACTCGCCGAAGTCCCTCTCCCACAGCCTTATGCGAACATCGTGACGCAGTTTCTCTCTGAGACAGCCACGTTTCTCATCAACCGAACTCACTCCCACTAACACAGATCGCGGCTATCGGTTATTTGAAAGCTGAAAAATACCTGACAAGCCAAGTCGATCGTTGTCAGTTCGGACAATTTCCAGTGGCCAGCTCATGTTTTGCCAACAGGTACTGATCGAGATCTGAAGTTTTGAGTGCTGTCAGAATTTTTTGCAGGCAACTCTGCTGTCGCAAGGTCACGGGAATCATGACGTCTGGTGCAGGGCCACGACGCATGAGTCGTCGCGCCAGGATGTCCAGCAGTGGCATAATGCCTTGAGATGTCACTGTCGAAATGGGCAGGGCGTCTGGCCATTGTTGCAATACGTCGCGGTCCATGGGGAGATCGCACTTGTTGAGGAGCACCACCACATCGCGAAACTGGCCGGAAAGCTGTACGTCAGCCGTCTGCAATGATTGACTCGCATCGACCACATAAATCACCAGATCCGCCTGCCCGGAAGTAGCCATCGTCTTCTGGATGCCTTCCGCTTCGAGCGGATCTTCACTTTCGCGGACACCTGCGGTATCGGCCAGATGAACCAGCCAGCCACCGATCGCAGTCGAAGCCCGTACAATATCGCGCGTGGTTCCTGGTTGATCAATCACGATGGAACGCTCGTATCCCAGCAGTCGATTGATCAGGCTCGATTTTCCGGCATTCGGCAAACCGACAATCGAGACGACCCAGCCTTCTGTCAGACGTCGACCAACCTCCCACCATTTGAGACTCAACTCCACCGATCGGATCGCTTCATTTCGCGATAGGTCATCCGCAGGCCAGTTGATATCTGCCGCGAATTCCGGGAGTTTTTCGAGACTGTGGGCCAGAATCAATTGAGCCGATTTGACAGTCACAGCACGAGTGAGCACCTCTGTGCATTCGGCAACCAGATAGTTTTTGCGGGAGGCCAGTTGCTGCTGCCACGACTGCACGATCACGCCAATTCCCTGCAGCGAAGTCAAAAGGTTTTCGACCGCAGCAGTTCCTCCATGGCAGGAGATTTCAAGAACATCCTTTTCAATTTGAGTCAGGACGACCCCTTCAGCATGTCCCAACCCCCAGTGGCCATAATGCACACTTTTCTCGGGAAGATCGGTCCAGTTGACCTGCCCAGCAGAGTGAAACAATTGTTGGGCCGATGAACTCAGGCGACTTAAATCGCCATGAACACGAACCAGTGCAATCGCAGAGCGACCAGCCGGTGACCACTGTGCCGCTGTAATCTGCGTGGCACTCATCTTTTGAGAACTGAGCTGGGCGACGTTTTGCTGTCTGCTATTGGCAAGCGGTGCCTGATGTGAGCGTTCCTGGTTCACAAAAACTCCCATCCTGTGCAGATACGAGGCTCATCCCGTAGTCATGCAGGCCATGCGAAAATCATGTTCATCACTGAATCGTCTGTCTGGAGAATCACGATTCAGATTAAAACAGCCCTGCATTGGGGCGAGGAGAGTTATCTTCAGATCTCATCGAATCTTCTGAATAAAGTTGTTCAGTACCACGTCCTGGATCGGCATCAAAAGGTGCCTCTGGCTCTGTGGCTGGAACACGGCTCAAGGTGGCCTCCGTGCGATCTGACGACATCGGCGGAGCCTTCTCGACGCTGGAATCAATGGTACTTTTAATGATGGAATCGACGGGAATTGCCTCTGGCCCGGATCCTTTCAGTTGCGACTTCAGCATCTCAACTTTCGATTCAGCATTCTCCAGAATTTCGCTGCAAACCCGATACAGATGAATGCCCCGCTCAAACCCTTGAAGAGCGTCATTCAGTGGTAACTGGCCTTCATCCAACTGATCAACAATCCCTTGAAGTTCCTCAAGGGCCTCTTCAAAAGAGGGGCCTTCCGTTGATGATGACGATTTTTTGCGAGCCATGTTCATCCTGTCGATTCCGAGGGATTCCGT from Planctopirus ephydatiae encodes:
- a CDS encoding menaquinone biosynthesis family protein, with product MAEFCLLTAVKVRSVDNRTLIRVGHSPDPDDAFMFHALANDKIPTGQYVFTHELQDIETLNQRAFRGELELSAVSLHGYAYLTDKYALCACGCSMGDNYGPMVVARQPMEIDDLIGKRIAIPGKLTTAVLSLRLLLGDRFTPVLYPFDEILNVVERGEVDAGLIIHEGQLTYASQGLSLVVDLGKWWLQKTGLPLPLGGNAIRRDLGRKAMEEVTALLKQSIIYGLEHRQEALGHAKKYGRDLDDHKADVFVGMYVNDWTIDFGDRGREAVKLLLARAYEHNLIPHPVELEFIG
- a CDS encoding globin domain-containing protein; this encodes MRNRLVSARDGMTELTGTTVVSMGSRIRLSEPAVPPVDLPSTVIPAIGEPVIRQLVHAFYQRVQHDALVGGMYPPNEWEAAETRLADFLVYRLGGSQDYLTKRGAPRLRMRHASFAITPAARNRWMELMTEALAEVPLPQPYANIVTQFLSETATFLINRTHSH
- a CDS encoding GTPase, which produces MNQERSHQAPLANSRQQNVAQLSSQKMSATQITAAQWSPAGRSAIALVRVHGDLSRLSSSAQQLFHSAGQVNWTDLPEKSVHYGHWGLGHAEGVVLTQIEKDVLEISCHGGTAAVENLLTSLQGIGVIVQSWQQQLASRKNYLVAECTEVLTRAVTVKSAQLILAHSLEKLPEFAADINWPADDLSRNEAIRSVELSLKWWEVGRRLTEGWVVSIVGLPNAGKSSLINRLLGYERSIVIDQPGTTRDIVRASTAIGGWLVHLADTAGVRESEDPLEAEGIQKTMATSGQADLVIYVVDASQSLQTADVQLSGQFRDVVVLLNKCDLPMDRDVLQQWPDALPISTVTSQGIMPLLDILARRLMRRGPAPDVMIPVTLRQQSCLQKILTALKTSDLDQYLLAKHELATGNCPN
- a CDS encoding exodeoxyribonuclease VII small subunit, with the protein product MARKKSSSSTEGPSFEEALEELQGIVDQLDEGQLPLNDALQGFERGIHLYRVCSEILENAESKVEMLKSQLKGSGPEAIPVDSIIKSTIDSSVEKAPPMSSDRTEATLSRVPATEPEAPFDADPGRGTEQLYSEDSMRSEDNSPRPNAGLF